The proteins below are encoded in one region of Candidatus Binataceae bacterium:
- a CDS encoding TetR/AcrR family transcriptional regulator — translation MRERILESAARLFAATAFDLVTIDAVAADAGVGKGSVYRQFGSKEELYATVVIDGFIQLQSEIRAALDKNESIAERIATIVSHTVKFFWGRRQFFEFLRDPRTVPRKLERQYRSERAKLSTMIVELLKAAAAEGVVRGGLDVRLAAEALLGMIRGVNRYSREYSSPAVAARTVVSLFLGGCLTAPSR, via the coding sequence TTGCGCGAGCGCATCCTGGAGAGCGCGGCGCGGCTCTTTGCCGCAACCGCCTTCGATCTCGTCACGATCGATGCGGTCGCGGCTGATGCCGGCGTGGGCAAGGGCAGCGTGTATCGCCAGTTCGGTTCGAAGGAAGAACTCTACGCTACGGTCGTGATCGACGGATTCATCCAGCTTCAGAGCGAGATTCGCGCGGCGCTCGACAAGAACGAATCGATCGCTGAGCGGATCGCGACAATCGTGAGCCATACAGTAAAATTTTTCTGGGGCAGACGGCAATTTTTCGAGTTCCTGCGCGATCCCCGCACCGTGCCTCGCAAGCTCGAGCGTCAATATCGCTCCGAGCGAGCCAAGCTCTCGACGATGATCGTCGAATTGCTCAAAGCCGCTGCGGCAGAGGGCGTCGTGCGCGGCGGCCTCGACGTGCGCCTGGCCGCAGAGGCTCTGCTCGGCATGATCCGCGGCGTCAATCGCTACAGCCGCGAATACAGCTCGCCGGCAGTCGCAGCGCGCACTGTGGTTTCCCTCTTCCTCGGCGGATGCCTAACCGCACCGAGCCGATAG
- a CDS encoding CmcJ/NvfI family oxidoreductase, with protein sequence MSRSSRIEHLIIVAQRAAQFRCAIAVASYFVMRYKAIRIEGACMASAIHQPTSERLPYVEGELNFIDPAGPKPANYMYQPPEGVPLSTGSYLKFTVPIYDVRPMLSELSLDREGFEIVGQESKVACFYDEDEVKRVYYPEVERLVREHTGAVKVHVFDHNVRCRPMAKARENGAREPVKFAHNDYTLKSGPQRVRDLLPNEAEALLKNRFAVINVWRPISGPVEESPLAVCDGRSMSADDFVLQDLLYRDRTGEVYAVAHNPKQRWCYFPHQRKEEVLLLKCYDSDANRLRFTAHSAFEDPTSPRDAAPRESIEVRTLVFFAPER encoded by the coding sequence ATGTCACGCAGCAGTCGCATCGAGCATCTGATTATCGTGGCGCAGCGCGCCGCACAATTCCGATGCGCGATCGCAGTCGCCTCGTATTTCGTGATGCGCTACAAAGCGATCAGAATCGAAGGAGCATGTATGGCCAGCGCGATTCATCAGCCGACTTCTGAGCGACTTCCCTACGTCGAGGGCGAGCTCAACTTCATCGATCCTGCCGGTCCCAAGCCGGCCAACTACATGTATCAGCCGCCCGAAGGCGTGCCGCTCAGCACCGGCAGTTACCTGAAATTCACGGTGCCGATATACGACGTGCGGCCGATGCTTAGCGAACTGTCGCTCGATCGCGAAGGCTTCGAGATCGTCGGCCAGGAATCGAAGGTCGCGTGCTTCTATGACGAGGACGAAGTAAAGCGGGTCTATTATCCCGAGGTCGAGCGGCTGGTTCGCGAGCATACCGGCGCCGTCAAGGTCCACGTCTTCGATCACAACGTGCGATGCCGTCCGATGGCGAAAGCGCGGGAGAACGGCGCGCGCGAGCCGGTGAAGTTCGCGCACAACGACTACACGCTGAAGTCCGGACCGCAGCGCGTGCGCGATCTGCTGCCCAACGAAGCCGAGGCGCTGCTCAAGAATCGCTTCGCCGTCATCAACGTATGGCGCCCGATTAGCGGGCCGGTCGAGGAATCGCCGCTCGCGGTATGCGACGGACGCAGCATGTCAGCGGACGATTTCGTGCTTCAGGATCTGCTTTATCGCGATCGCACCGGCGAGGTTTACGCCGTCGCGCACAATCCGAAGCAGCGATGGTGTTACTTCCCGCATCAGCGCAAGGAAGAGGTGCTGCTCCTGAAGTGCTACGACTCCGACGCGAACCGACTGCGCTTCACCGCGCACTCGGCGTTCGAGGATCCGACGAGTCCGCGCGACGCGGCGCCACGCGAGAGTATCGAAGTGCGGACCCTGGTGTTCTTTGCCCCGGAGCGCTGA
- a CDS encoding mismatch-specific DNA-glycosylase codes for MRLLRDIMVPEPAVLFVGINPSIRSAEEGHHFASPGNPFWKLMFASKLVPVELTAHQDDRLAEFGLALTNLCQRATRSAAELTREEMDRGKVRLTRVIKRAKPRIVAFVGLSIYQHYFGKTASPGAGAKPEQIANARVFVLPNPSGLNASFPGFKDKLIWFERLREEIE; via the coding sequence ATGCGACTGCTGCGTGACATCATGGTACCCGAGCCGGCGGTTTTGTTCGTTGGTATCAATCCGTCGATCAGATCGGCCGAGGAGGGACATCATTTCGCGAGCCCGGGAAATCCGTTCTGGAAATTAATGTTCGCGTCGAAGCTCGTGCCCGTCGAACTGACGGCGCATCAGGATGATCGGCTCGCCGAATTCGGTCTCGCACTCACGAATCTGTGCCAGCGCGCGACGCGCTCGGCGGCGGAGCTGACGCGCGAGGAAATGGATCGCGGCAAAGTGCGCCTGACGCGCGTGATCAAGCGCGCGAAGCCGCGAATCGTCGCGTTCGTGGGCCTCAGCATCTACCAGCACTACTTCGGCAAGACCGCGAGCCCCGGCGCGGGCGCGAAGCCCGAGCAGATCGCGAACGCGCGCGTCTTCGTGCTGCCAAATCCCAGCGGCCTCAACGCCAGCTTCCCCGGCTTTAAAGACAAGCTCATCTGGTTCGAACGACTGCGCGAGGAGATCGAATGA
- the gnd gene encoding decarboxylating 6-phosphogluconate dehydrogenase, translating to MQMGMIGLGRMGANMVRRLMRGGHQCVVFDVSANAVKELVSEGAIGATTLDDFAAKLTKPRVSWMMVPAAVVEKTLADLSGRFEKGDIIVDGGNSYYIDDIRRAKMLSQKGIHYVDSGTSGGVWGLERGFCQMIGGEKEVVQHLDPLFATLAPPVDSAPRTPGWEKIKGSTAEHGYLHCGANGGGHFVKMVHNGIEYGLMAAYAEGMNILAHANAGKKQQVVDAETTPLRDPEHYQYDFNLGEIAEVWRRGSVIASWLLDLTSSALAEDPELNKFAGRVSDSGEGRWTVDAAIDEGVPAHVLSSALYSRFSSRGAADYADKLLSAMRYEFGGHLEKKK from the coding sequence ATGCAGATGGGAATGATCGGTCTTGGCCGAATGGGAGCAAACATGGTCCGACGCCTGATGCGCGGCGGACATCAGTGCGTCGTCTTCGACGTCAGCGCCAACGCGGTGAAGGAGCTGGTTTCCGAGGGCGCGATCGGCGCCACCACGCTCGATGACTTCGCCGCCAAGCTCACCAAGCCGCGGGTCTCGTGGATGATGGTCCCGGCGGCGGTGGTCGAGAAAACGCTGGCCGACCTTTCGGGCCGCTTCGAAAAGGGCGACATCATCGTGGACGGTGGCAACTCGTATTACATCGACGATATCCGGCGCGCGAAGATGCTCTCGCAGAAGGGGATTCACTACGTCGACTCGGGAACCTCGGGCGGCGTTTGGGGTCTCGAGCGCGGCTTCTGCCAGATGATCGGCGGCGAAAAGGAAGTTGTGCAGCATCTCGATCCGCTGTTCGCGACTCTCGCTCCGCCAGTCGATTCCGCGCCGCGCACTCCGGGCTGGGAGAAGATCAAAGGCAGCACGGCAGAGCACGGCTATCTTCATTGCGGGGCGAACGGCGGCGGCCATTTCGTGAAGATGGTCCACAACGGCATCGAGTACGGCCTGATGGCGGCGTACGCCGAGGGCATGAACATCCTGGCGCACGCCAACGCCGGCAAGAAGCAGCAGGTGGTCGATGCGGAAACGACGCCGCTGCGCGATCCCGAGCACTATCAGTACGATTTCAATCTCGGCGAGATCGCCGAGGTATGGCGGCGCGGCAGCGTGATCGCATCGTGGCTGCTCGATCTTACTTCGAGCGCGCTGGCGGAGGATCCGGAGCTCAACAAGTTCGCGGGCCGCGTATCGGATTCCGGCGAAGGCCGATGGACGGTAGACGCTGCGATCGACGAAGGCGTGCCAGCCCATGTACTCAGCTCAGCGCTCTACTCGCGCTTCAGCTCGCGCGGCGCAGCCGACTACGCCGACAAGCTGCTATCAGCAATGCGCTACGAATTCGGCGGCCACCTCGAGAAGAAGAAGTAA
- a CDS encoding SDR family oxidoreductase, whose protein sequence is MTLANKTVVVIGGSSGIGLATAKAAANEGARVVITGRSLDKLKAAEAEIGHGVRAVSLDSNDEAGTRKLFEELGHVDHLYVSAATVTFGAWLKSEVSALHPSMDTRFWGSLYAARYASAKMPSDGSITFTSGTSAWRPLAGGSVGSASCGAIEAFGRSLAVELSPIRVNTIQPGLIDTPLIDSALGERATMIKEAEAKRLPVKRIGRGEDIAEAVLFLMKNGFTTGITLTVDGGRTLIG, encoded by the coding sequence ATGACACTCGCCAACAAAACAGTCGTGGTGATCGGCGGCAGCTCGGGAATCGGCCTCGCGACGGCGAAAGCCGCGGCTAACGAGGGTGCGCGTGTCGTTATCACCGGACGATCGCTCGACAAGCTGAAAGCCGCCGAAGCCGAGATCGGTCACGGCGTGCGCGCAGTCTCGCTGGACTCGAACGATGAGGCCGGCACGCGAAAGCTGTTCGAGGAACTCGGCCACGTCGATCATCTTTATGTATCCGCCGCGACGGTGACGTTTGGCGCATGGCTGAAGAGCGAAGTCTCCGCCCTGCATCCCTCGATGGATACGCGGTTCTGGGGTTCGCTCTACGCCGCCAGGTATGCGTCGGCAAAGATGCCGTCCGACGGCTCAATCACCTTCACTTCTGGAACTTCGGCGTGGCGGCCGCTCGCGGGCGGCTCGGTGGGATCGGCATCGTGCGGTGCGATCGAGGCCTTCGGCCGCTCACTGGCGGTCGAGCTTTCGCCGATCCGTGTTAACACAATTCAGCCGGGGCTGATCGATACGCCGCTAATCGACTCGGCACTCGGCGAACGCGCGACGATGATCAAGGAGGCTGAAGCCAAGCGCCTGCCGGTGAAGCGTATCGGACGCGGCGAAGATATCGCGGAGGCCGTTCTGTTCCTGATGAAGAACGGCTTCACCACCGGCATCACGCTTACCGTCGATGGCGGCCGGACGCTGATCGGCTGA
- a CDS encoding VOC family protein, which yields MAENAKEAGSRRVTPTKFAHAVLRTRQLREMVDWYKTVLQAETVHENNFVSFMTYDDEHHRIAIASTPNVVERPAGAVGLDHLAYTYASIGDLVFSYERLKAAGILPVVAVNHGPTTSLYYRDPDGNKLEMQVDNFATTEELKGFFKSGAFAKNPIGVSFDPDELARKFHAGVPDAELKHYDAERGFDRDMMRQLGQ from the coding sequence ATGGCGGAAAATGCCAAAGAAGCAGGATCGCGCCGCGTCACACCCACCAAGTTTGCGCATGCCGTGCTCCGCACGCGGCAGCTCAGAGAGATGGTCGATTGGTACAAGACCGTGCTCCAGGCCGAGACCGTTCACGAGAACAATTTCGTAAGCTTCATGACCTACGACGACGAGCATCACCGGATCGCGATCGCGTCGACGCCCAACGTTGTCGAGCGGCCCGCCGGCGCCGTCGGCCTCGATCATCTCGCCTACACCTACGCGAGCATCGGCGATCTCGTGTTCAGCTACGAGCGCCTGAAGGCGGCGGGAATCCTGCCGGTCGTCGCGGTCAATCACGGCCCCACGACTTCGCTCTACTATCGCGATCCCGACGGCAACAAGCTCGAGATGCAGGTCGATAACTTCGCGACCACCGAGGAGCTGAAGGGTTTCTTCAAAAGCGGCGCGTTCGCAAAGAATCCGATCGGCGTGAGCTTCGATCCCGACGAGTTGGCGCGCAAGTTCCACGCGGGCGTGCCCGACGCGGAGCTGAAGCACTACGACGCCGAGCGCGGATTCGATCGCGACATGATGCGCCAGCTCGGCCAATAG
- a CDS encoding nitrate reductase associated protein translates to MIRQFQFEAEVYESLSCVPMQARRKLDAVGVKIHLAQWQQLTMGEKLMICHAPAELEDERVALRLFIEEVTLARSGSCPKELPEEARGSARPPLSPPHHLVANARELGVDLTQAAWNSLDDDERYALIKLGGEAKVSHNLKAALGEFLALHAPSANPAT, encoded by the coding sequence ATGATTCGTCAGTTTCAGTTTGAAGCGGAAGTATATGAATCTCTGAGTTGCGTGCCGATGCAGGCGCGGCGCAAGCTCGACGCGGTGGGAGTGAAGATTCATCTTGCGCAGTGGCAGCAGCTCACGATGGGCGAGAAGCTCATGATCTGCCACGCGCCGGCGGAGCTCGAAGACGAACGAGTGGCGCTGCGGCTCTTTATCGAAGAAGTTACGCTCGCGCGCAGTGGCTCGTGTCCCAAGGAATTGCCGGAAGAAGCGCGCGGGAGTGCGCGGCCGCCGCTATCGCCGCCCCATCACCTCGTCGCCAACGCACGTGAACTGGGCGTCGATCTTACGCAAGCGGCGTGGAACTCGCTCGACGATGACGAACGATACGCGCTCATCAAGCTCGGCGGCGAAGCCAAGGTCAGCCACAATCTGAAAGCCGCGCTCGGCGAATTCCTGGCGCTGCACGCGCCGTCGGCGAATCCCGCCACCTGA
- a CDS encoding helix-turn-helix domain-containing protein produces MRWNEINKMTCSVARSLSVVGDRWTMLILRDAFLGVRRFEDFQSDLGMTRHRLADRLRKLVSDGIMKRVEYAQRPKRFEYRLTAKGVDLYPVVVALLRWGDRWMAGADGAPVELVHRKCGEHILPAFTCPHCNEELNAREMTARPGPGLRKKKAQAPGRMGK; encoded by the coding sequence ATGCGCTGGAATGAGATCAACAAGATGACCTGCTCGGTCGCGCGCTCGCTGAGCGTCGTCGGCGATCGCTGGACGATGCTTATCCTGCGCGATGCGTTCCTCGGCGTGCGCCGCTTCGAGGATTTTCAAAGCGACCTCGGCATGACGCGGCATCGCCTGGCCGACCGCCTGCGCAAGCTCGTATCCGACGGGATAATGAAGCGCGTCGAGTATGCGCAGCGGCCGAAGCGTTTTGAGTATCGCCTCACCGCGAAGGGCGTGGATCTGTATCCGGTGGTAGTAGCGCTTCTCCGATGGGGCGATCGCTGGATGGCGGGTGCGGACGGCGCGCCGGTCGAGCTCGTGCATCGCAAGTGTGGCGAGCACATCCTGCCGGCGTTCACCTGTCCGCATTGCAACGAGGAACTGAACGCGCGCGAAATGACGGCGCGGCCCGGGCCGGGGTTGCGCAAGAAGAAAGCGCAAGCGCCCGGTCGAATGGGTAAGTAG
- a CDS encoding molybdopterin-dependent oxidoreductase has protein sequence MSDEWRQTACILCTINCGIEVKVEGRHIARVRGNRAHVASEGYACEKAQRLDYYQNGRDRLTKPLRRKPDGGFEEIDWDTAIREVAARFVEIRDNFGGESIFYYGGGGQGNHLGGAYSTATRRALGSVYSSNALAQEKTGEFWVDGQLYGGHTSPDFERAEVAIFVGKNPWQSHGLQRARVVLREIASDPNRALVVIDPRRTETAEIADYHLQVRPGTDAFCLAAILGAIVQEDLIDHAFLRERTSNEGALFDALRAAPVAEYASRAGLEESQIRDVARRIARAASMSIIEDLGIEQNLHSTLNSYLEKLMFVLTGNMGKPGAMNLHTSFGRLFSHSKRSATTPVGGHRIITGLVPCNAIPDEILTDHPKRFRAMLVESANPAHSLADSPRMREAIDALDFVVAIDVAMTETARLADYVLPAISQFEKWEATFFNFEFPANYFCLRAPVIEPLAGPLAEPEIHRRLVHAIGALKDEDKDMAALREAAKNSRAAFAMEFMRVTSTRPDLAAIVPVVLYEALGPTLGAGNETAAIIWGLAHTCARTYPESLRRAGFDGDPFTVGEALFEAVFTRREGVHFSIDPYEETFKRIATSDGRINLAIPELIGELNELQGEQAPHDDQFPFVLTAGERRSTTANTAIRDPEWRPKDRNGALRMNPADAESLGVKTGGKVRITTRRASVEAVIEVTDRMQRGHVGLPNGSGLWYPDREGQEFLHGVPPNELTSTDRCDWIAGTPFHKHVPARIEAVTQ, from the coding sequence ATGAGCGACGAATGGCGCCAGACGGCATGCATCCTGTGCACGATTAACTGCGGCATCGAGGTCAAGGTCGAGGGACGCCACATCGCGCGCGTGCGCGGCAATCGCGCTCACGTCGCGTCCGAAGGCTATGCATGCGAAAAGGCGCAGCGCCTCGACTACTACCAGAATGGCCGCGACCGCCTGACGAAGCCACTGCGGCGCAAGCCCGACGGCGGCTTCGAGGAGATCGACTGGGACACCGCAATTCGTGAGGTCGCGGCGCGCTTCGTCGAGATTCGCGACAACTTCGGTGGCGAGTCGATTTTTTATTACGGCGGCGGTGGGCAAGGAAATCATCTTGGCGGCGCGTACAGCACTGCCACGCGGCGCGCGCTCGGCTCCGTCTATTCGTCCAACGCACTCGCGCAGGAGAAGACGGGCGAGTTCTGGGTCGATGGCCAACTCTATGGCGGCCACACCTCGCCGGATTTCGAGCGCGCCGAGGTCGCGATTTTCGTCGGCAAGAATCCGTGGCAATCGCATGGGCTCCAGCGCGCCCGCGTCGTGCTGCGCGAGATCGCGAGCGATCCGAATCGCGCGCTCGTCGTGATCGATCCGCGCCGCACCGAGACTGCCGAAATTGCTGATTACCATCTGCAGGTGCGTCCCGGGACCGACGCGTTCTGCCTCGCGGCGATTCTCGGCGCTATCGTGCAGGAGGACCTGATCGATCACGCGTTCCTGCGCGAGCGCACGTCCAACGAAGGCGCGCTGTTCGACGCGCTCCGGGCCGCGCCGGTTGCCGAATACGCGTCGCGCGCCGGATTAGAAGAGTCGCAGATTCGAGATGTGGCGCGGCGGATCGCGCGCGCCGCGAGCATGTCGATCATCGAAGACCTCGGCATCGAGCAGAACCTGCACAGCACGCTCAACTCGTACCTCGAGAAGCTGATGTTCGTGCTGACCGGCAACATGGGCAAGCCGGGCGCGATGAACCTGCACACGAGCTTCGGCCGGCTTTTCAGCCACAGCAAGCGATCGGCCACTACGCCGGTCGGAGGGCATCGCATCATCACTGGCCTCGTGCCGTGCAATGCGATTCCCGACGAAATACTGACGGACCATCCGAAGCGCTTCCGCGCGATGCTGGTGGAGAGCGCGAATCCGGCGCACTCGCTGGCGGACAGTCCGCGGATGCGCGAGGCGATCGATGCGCTCGATTTCGTCGTCGCGATCGACGTGGCGATGACCGAGACGGCGCGCCTTGCCGATTACGTGCTGCCGGCGATCTCGCAGTTCGAAAAATGGGAAGCGACGTTTTTCAATTTCGAATTCCCGGCCAACTACTTCTGCCTGCGCGCTCCCGTCATCGAGCCGCTCGCAGGACCGCTCGCAGAGCCGGAGATCCATCGGCGCTTGGTCCACGCGATCGGCGCTTTGAAGGATGAGGACAAGGACATGGCTGCGCTGCGTGAGGCCGCAAAAAACAGCCGCGCCGCATTTGCGATGGAATTCATGCGCGTGACCTCGACGCGCCCCGATCTCGCCGCGATTGTGCCTGTAGTGCTCTACGAGGCGCTCGGCCCGACGCTCGGCGCGGGCAACGAAACCGCGGCGATCATATGGGGCCTCGCGCATACCTGCGCCCGCACCTATCCCGAATCGCTGAGGCGCGCCGGCTTCGACGGCGATCCGTTCACCGTTGGCGAAGCGCTCTTCGAGGCGGTGTTCACGCGCCGCGAGGGCGTGCACTTCTCGATCGATCCGTATGAAGAGACTTTCAAGCGCATCGCGACGAGCGACGGCCGCATCAACCTCGCGATCCCGGAGCTGATCGGCGAACTCAATGAGTTGCAGGGCGAGCAGGCGCCGCACGACGATCAGTTCCCGTTTGTGTTGACTGCGGGTGAGCGCCGCTCGACGACCGCCAATACCGCGATCCGTGATCCTGAATGGCGGCCGAAGGACCGCAACGGCGCGCTGCGCATGAATCCGGCCGATGCCGAATCGCTCGGCGTCAAAACGGGAGGCAAGGTTCGAATCACCACTCGCCGTGCGAGTGTGGAAGCCGTCATCGAAGTAACGGATCGCATGCAGCGCGGCCACGTTGGACTGCCGAACGGCTCCGGCCTCTGGTATCCGGATCGCGAAGGCCAGGAGTTCCTGCACGGCGTGCCGCCCAACGAGCTGACCTCCACCGATCGCTGCGACTGGATCGCGGGCACGCCGTTCCACAAGCATGTTCCGGCGCGAATCGAGGCGGTCACGCAATAA
- a CDS encoding SDR family NAD(P)-dependent oxidoreductase — protein MSESISDRVAVVVGVGEGLGAALGRRFGKGYKTALLARSAEVTDRVEGEIKAAGGTALAIRHDATSEKDIAAAYERITNELGPIEILIYNGGRRPMGRLMETTPQVFEETWRLHTFGAFLWSRQVVPAMLTRGSGTILITGATAGIKPWPNSAGFAPAKFAVRGLAQVMSRDLHPQGIHVAYVNVDGGIDMPLLRKFRPEAKAENLLNPAAIADAFWYLAHQDRSVWSHELDIRPFTEKF, from the coding sequence ATGAGCGAGTCAATTAGTGATCGCGTCGCAGTTGTGGTCGGCGTCGGTGAAGGTCTCGGCGCCGCGCTCGGCCGCCGCTTCGGCAAGGGCTACAAGACCGCGCTGCTCGCGCGCAGCGCGGAAGTGACCGACAGAGTCGAGGGCGAAATCAAAGCCGCAGGTGGCACCGCGCTCGCGATTCGCCACGACGCGACCAGCGAAAAAGACATCGCGGCCGCGTACGAGCGAATCACAAATGAGCTCGGGCCAATCGAGATTCTGATCTACAACGGTGGGCGGCGGCCGATGGGCCGCCTGATGGAAACGACGCCGCAGGTTTTCGAAGAAACCTGGCGCCTGCATACGTTTGGCGCGTTCCTGTGGTCGCGGCAGGTGGTGCCGGCGATGCTTACGCGCGGCAGCGGCACAATCCTGATCACGGGTGCAACGGCGGGAATCAAGCCGTGGCCCAACTCGGCAGGATTCGCGCCCGCGAAGTTCGCCGTGCGCGGCCTCGCGCAAGTAATGTCGCGCGATCTGCATCCGCAGGGCATTCACGTCGCGTACGTCAACGTCGATGGCGGCATCGACATGCCGCTGCTGAGAAAGTTCCGGCCCGAGGCGAAGGCGGAGAATCTGCTGAACCCCGCCGCGATCGCGGACGCATTCTGGTACCTCGCGCATCAGGATCGCAGCGTCTGGAGCCACGAACTCGACATCCGGCCCTTCACGGAAAAATTCTGA
- a CDS encoding enoyl-CoA hydratase-related protein, whose protein sequence is MPQYSTILYEVRDKVAHLTLNRPESANALGPTVAAEMMDAVVRSEDDRANVRAMVVTGAGRFFCAGADLKGFYTPNDGLKSRVSVFHAVLSRLARAEFPVIAAVNGAAAGAGMGLACACDIVIAGESAKFVMAYSKIGLSPDGGTTYFLPRRIGIGRAMELVFTNRSLSSREALEWGIANRVVADADLQNEAHTFAATLAQGPTRAYGAAKELLHSGWTESLESQVDKELRSIGAMARTRDAREAIAAFGEKRAPVFTGE, encoded by the coding sequence ATGCCGCAATACTCGACAATTCTCTACGAGGTGCGTGATAAGGTTGCGCATCTCACCCTCAACCGTCCTGAATCGGCCAATGCGCTCGGCCCCACCGTCGCCGCCGAAATGATGGATGCCGTAGTCCGCTCCGAAGACGATCGCGCGAACGTGCGCGCGATGGTCGTGACCGGCGCGGGCCGCTTCTTCTGCGCGGGCGCCGATCTCAAGGGCTTCTACACGCCCAACGACGGCCTCAAAAGCCGCGTCTCGGTTTTCCATGCCGTGCTGTCGCGCCTCGCACGCGCGGAGTTTCCGGTTATCGCGGCGGTCAACGGCGCCGCCGCAGGCGCCGGGATGGGACTCGCATGCGCCTGCGACATCGTGATCGCGGGCGAGTCGGCAAAGTTCGTGATGGCCTATTCGAAGATCGGACTCTCGCCCGACGGCGGCACGACTTACTTCCTGCCGCGCCGAATTGGGATCGGGCGCGCGATGGAACTGGTTTTTACCAATCGCAGTCTGTCATCGCGCGAAGCCCTCGAGTGGGGAATCGCCAACCGCGTCGTCGCTGACGCCGATCTTCAGAACGAGGCGCACACGTTCGCGGCCACGCTCGCGCAGGGACCCACGCGCGCTTACGGCGCTGCCAAAGAGCTTCTGCATTCGGGATGGACTGAAAGCCTCGAGAGCCAGGTCGACAAGGAGCTGCGCTCGATCGGCGCGATGGCGCGGACGCGCGATGCGCGCGAGGCGATCGCCGCCTTCGGCGAGAAGCGCGCGCCGGTTTTTACCGGAGAATAG
- a CDS encoding BON domain-containing protein, which translates to MARYETLGRSTAITVAALVAAIGAYLAIPAGPIEAQQQMPPAAQDSPVVSSYQSHSSEAEHAHSNTVHQYGSDATEANDAMLITAVKVALKDDGVTNGHAVVVDCDHSVVTITGAVGSAADAHHAAQVASSVDGVARVNNKLTW; encoded by the coding sequence ATGGCAAGATACGAAACCCTGGGCAGAAGCACAGCTATCACAGTAGCCGCGCTCGTCGCTGCGATCGGCGCCTACCTCGCGATACCGGCGGGACCAATCGAGGCGCAGCAGCAGATGCCTCCCGCGGCACAGGATTCGCCCGTCGTGAGCAGCTATCAGTCACATTCGTCAGAAGCGGAACACGCGCATTCGAACACGGTTCATCAATATGGCTCCGACGCGACGGAGGCCAACGACGCGATGCTGATCACGGCGGTAAAGGTCGCACTTAAGGATGACGGCGTGACGAACGGGCACGCCGTGGTAGTGGACTGCGACCACAGCGTCGTGACGATTACCGGCGCGGTTGGATCCGCGGCCGATGCACACCACGCGGCCCAGGTCGCGTCGTCGGTCGATGGTGTCGCGCGCGTCAACAACAAGTTGACCTGGTAA
- a CDS encoding phytanoyl-CoA dioxygenase family protein: MDNSQMVELRERFKIDGAVRIEQALDRASLAMAEEAYNWSLANPSPHSSQFQGTKEAPDRFYQDLLNGQVLTGYRRMLAESSAADVVAQLWGSPNVWFFYEQVFLKEGGESRRTPWHQDASYLPIEGEQLAVMWISFEPIVKEDSLEFVRGSHRGTLYDGSRFEPGDDTAPIYGTLPRLPNIEADRDKFDILSWAVNPGDVLLFHPGMLHGGAPTHEGRRRRTLSLRFFGDDAVFVPRPGNLGQTGDGAEMRFGDITLKLRPGESFRHPAFLKVRPC; this comes from the coding sequence ATGGATAATTCGCAGATGGTTGAGCTGCGTGAACGATTCAAAATCGACGGCGCCGTCCGTATTGAGCAGGCGCTCGACCGGGCTTCGCTGGCGATGGCTGAAGAGGCGTACAACTGGAGTCTCGCTAATCCAAGTCCGCATTCGTCGCAGTTCCAGGGCACCAAAGAGGCGCCCGACCGTTTCTACCAGGACCTGCTCAACGGCCAGGTGCTGACCGGCTATCGCCGGATGCTGGCGGAGTCGAGTGCTGCCGACGTCGTGGCTCAGCTCTGGGGATCGCCAAATGTATGGTTTTTCTACGAACAGGTATTTCTTAAAGAAGGCGGCGAGAGCCGCCGCACCCCGTGGCACCAGGACGCCTCTTACCTGCCGATCGAAGGCGAGCAGCTCGCCGTGATGTGGATTTCGTTCGAGCCGATCGTAAAGGAGGATTCGCTCGAGTTCGTGCGCGGGTCTCATCGCGGTACCCTCTACGACGGCTCGCGCTTCGAGCCCGGCGACGACACGGCGCCGATCTACGGTACGCTGCCGCGGCTGCCCAATATCGAGGCGGATCGCGACAAGTTTGACATCCTGTCATGGGCGGTGAATCCGGGGGACGTTCTGCTCTTCCATCCCGGGATGCTGCATGGCGGCGCGCCGACGCACGAGGGACGCCGCCGCCGAACGCTGTCGCTGCGCTTCTTTGGCGACGATGCCGTGTTCGTGCCGCGCCCCGGCAATCTCGGCCAGACCGGCGACGGCGCCGAGATGCGGTTTGGCGATATCACGCTGAAATTGAGGCCCGGCGAATCCTTTCGCCATCCGGCATTTCTCAAGGTGAGGCCCTGCTAA